A region of the Acidobacteriota bacterium genome:
CTGAAATATTAGATAAAATTTAGACGTTCTCCACGTGTCCGACAAAAAGCCCCCCGGGCACGAAATAAGGAGGTACGTCATGCGAAAGTTTTTCCTTGGTCTGCTGATGATCGCGGTGGTCACCGCACCCCAACTTGCTGCGGCCGACGCAACCGTCAGAGTCGTTCACGCCATTTCCGGCGCTGCTTTGAGCCTCGACCCCGCCCTGCCGGTCGACATCTGGGTGAACGGCGATCCGTTCCTGACCGACTTCAGGTTTCTCGAGTTCACCGAGGCCGTCATGCTTCCGGCCGGAACTTACGACATCGAAATTTTCCTCGCCGGATCTGACCCGATGTCCGCCGATCCCGTGCTGACGATGTCGGCAAACCTGAATGATGGCGACAACGTCCACCTGATTGCACATTTCACTCCGGGCCCGGGCATTGCACTGAGCGCCTTCTCGAACAACGACACTCCTCTCGTGAAGGAACCGTTATCGACCCGCATCGCTGAGCGCGAACTCCGCGTCACCGTCCGCCACGCCGCCGACTTCGGCCCCGCAAAAATAAATAAGCTTGTCGACGCCATCGACCCAACACTGGCCAACGGCGAAGGCTTCTCCTTCGATGCTGATGCTGCTCGTTACCGCTTTTGGCTCTCGCGTGCCGGCGGTCTGCGCCCTCTGAGCTTCGAGCCGACCGCAGTTGTCGACCTCGAAGCGGGTCTGCACTATTACGTCTACGCTGTCGGTTCCCCCGCCGACGGATCGTTCCAACTCCTCGTAATCGCAGATCAGCTCGACTAGCAGTCCACCGCCGTCTGAAAAACCCGGGGCTTGCCCCGGGTTTTTTCTTGCGAGGCGCGTGGCCGCATCGGCAGCACCTCTTGAGCA
Encoded here:
- a CDS encoding DUF4397 domain-containing protein; this encodes MRKFFLGLLMIAVVTAPQLAAADATVRVVHAISGAALSLDPALPVDIWVNGDPFLTDFRFLEFTEAVMLPAGTYDIEIFLAGSDPMSADPVLTMSANLNDGDNVHLIAHFTPGPGIALSAFSNNDTPLVKEPLSTRIAERELRVTVRHAADFGPAKINKLVDAIDPTLANGEGFSFDADAARYRFWLSRAGGLRPLSFEPTAVVDLEAGLHYYVYAVGSPADGSFQLLVIADQLD